AATGTTGGGGCTCCGGGGTGGGGCCCAGAGAAGGGTCTCCTAGACCCACAGGCAGGGGCTTTGTGAGCAAGGGAGAGACTTAGGGAGGCATGGGCCACCAGGAGGCTTTCCAGGAACCCCCCTGGGGATCACAGTGTCTGCAGGGGGAAGTTTGAGAAATGTTCTGAAAGCAGCCTCCCCATGGAGGCCTAGGTGTCCTCACCTTCTCACATTCAGAGACCACCAGGAACCCAGGGAGAGGGGTCCTggagaactgaggcccagacccagggccgccaaaggcCTGTGCTGATCACACAGCACATTGGTCAGGACCACGAGTGGGAGGGGTGAGAGAAGGCAGGTTGACTCCAGCAGGAAAGGGGAAGGGTAGTCTCGTAACCTGGAGGTCCTGGAGCAGCCTCAGGGCTCTCCCCAGCCCCCCCTCACTCAGCCCAACCTCCTGGCCTCCCCCGGGCCTCGACCTGAGCCCGAGCCCCGTTGCTCGCCCCAGGGAGCCTCCGCACTCTTCGACATGATCGAGTACTACGAGTCAGCCACCCACCTCAACATCTCCTTCAACAAGCACATCGGCACGCGGGGCTGGCAAGCCGCCGCCCACATGATGCGCAAGGTGGGCACCTCTGCCCGCAGGCTCCAGGGTGGAGGGGGCTCGGGCACAGAGGGGTCCAGCGCTTTCCCAGGGCACTGCGCCCTTAGGGCCTGGCTCCAGGAGCCCTAGGAGTGTGGGCCATTGGGGGTGCTGGGCCCCAGCTTCAGGCGGGTGGGAAAGTGGTGGTCAGAGGTGCCCTGGCCCGTTCTCTCCCTACAAacgctctccttcctccctcccctgcccggATCGTGTCCCTTAGAGGCGGCCGTAGTCGACCCCATTGCACTCCCATGCAGGGCTTCTCTGCCACACAGCTGTCAGGGAGCTTGGCTGTCACCTGTGCTGCCTCGCTCACCCCGGGACCCCAGGCTGGGCCTTCCCTCACCAGCCACAGGGACGCGGGGTGGGAGCCCCCCTgcgcagggagggagggggccagCCTGACCCAGCCTGCCCCCACCCGCAAGACAAGCTGCCTGCAGTACCTGGACGCCCGCAACACGCCCCTGCTGGACCACTCGGCTCCCTTCGTGGCCCGTGCCCTGCGCATTCGCAGCAGCCTGGCCGTGCTACATCTGGAGAACGCCAGCCtgtcgggccggcccctcatgctGCTCGGTGAGCCCCAGGCCTGGGGGAGGCTGAGCTGTGACGCGCAGCCCGCTGGTGGGCCGGGGCTGTTGCCCgggtccctggggcctgccccgtcacagcccctcccctgctcccccagcCACGGCCCTGAAGATGAACATGAACCTGCGGGAGCTGTACTTGGCTGACAACAAGCTCAACGGCCTGCAGGActcagcccagctgggcaacctGCTCAAGTTCAACTGCTCCCTGCAGATCCTGGACCTCCGCAACAACCACGTGCTGGACTCAGGTGTGTGCGGGGtccgcccaccccaccccagcactgTGGGCCCGGCCGGGTGCTCCGTGGTGCTGGAGACACGGTAGTGGCCGAGAccatcccagccctgccctcatggggctcaCAGCCCAGTGGGGGACACGGACCATCCTCGGGCAGTGGTGACCCAgactgggcagggctgggctgcaGGAGCCCAGGGGGGTGTGCAACCCAGCCGTGAGGCCAGGgagggcttcctagaggagggGACAGCTCAGTGGAGACCTGCAGGATGAGGTGCGGTGTTGAGCAGATAAAGTAATTACACTCTGGGAAAAGTGCCCTGGAGGAGACAAGATTGTTGGGATACAGGGTCAGCCGGTGGCGATGTAAGATGGTGCTGGGAGGGGCCTCTGGGCAGCCCTGCAGAGGCTGAGAGCAGAGCCAGCCTTGTGAGAAGCCTGTGGGGAgaatccaggcagagggaggagcaaatgCCAAGGCCCAGAGGTGGGAAGGAGCTTAGACGTCGGGTCTTTGGGGAGAAGCCCTGGTGAGCCAGGAGGTGAgtaagaagagaagagggagcTGTCAGTGGGGCCTGTCAGCGCAGgaatggttttttttgtttttttttttgtgaggaagatcagccctgagctgacatctgccgccaatcctcctctttttgctgaggaagactggccctgggctaatagccgtgcccatcttcctccactttatctgggacgccgccacagcgtggcgtgacaagcggtgccttgttgcgtgcccaggatccgaaccccgggcctccgcagcggagcgtgcgcacttaacccctatggcactgggccagcccctcagcggAGGAATTGGATTCCACCCTGGGAGGGCGCTGGGACCTGGGGCGCTATTGGGCAGGTCCCCTGCCCTCAGTGAAGAAAGGGGATGGGCAGAGTGGGACAGCGAGGCCACTGCCTTCTCCCCGGGCGGCCAGGCCCAGTCCCCACATTTGCTGAGCACCTGCCACCTATGCTCACAGCTGTGGGGCAGAGATCTCTGCCTCAGGGAGAGGAAGCTAAGATAAGTTAATCAGGTGTCTCTGGTGAGAGGTGCtgtggaggaaaataaagcagccATGGTGGGCTCGGAGGGCTGTCACGTGAGAGGgcgacatttgagcaaagatctgaagTGGCAGGGAGGAATGTTTCCCGCCCAGGGATCCCAGGGATCAAGGGAGCCGTGTTTGGCCTGAGGCAGGGGTGTGGCTGCAGGAGGCTGCAGGCCAGAGCATTGGGCCACCAGGGCAGACTGCTGTGAGGGCGGAGCCCCGGGAGGGGGAGCAGAGGTTCTGAGTGCTGGGAGGGGGGGGGAGGCAGTTGCGCCCACACTGGTGTCCCCTGGGGAGGTGCCTGGACCCTAGATGGGACTTGCCATGGGCCTCCCCCAGGTCTGGCCTACATCTGCGAGGGCCTCAAGGAGCAGAGGAAGGGGCTGGCGACCCTGGTGCTGTGGAACAACCAGCTCACACACACGGGCATGGCCTTCCTGGGCATGACACTGGTGAGTCcagtggagaggggagggaggcaccccGGGCCTGGCTCTCAACACCGTCCTCTTCCATCCAACCCGGCTCCCAGCCGTGCTCATCCTGCAGGTTCTGGAACCTTTAAATGCTGTTCTCAGCCCTCATGTCTTTCCTTCAGCCCCACGCCGTCTCTGCCCTGAGGAGAGTAGCCCTTCTTTCCTTGTCTCTCTGCATTCAGCACTGTAGCCTAGAACTGTGCTTTGCAGCGGTGACAATGTTTTGCATAGAGATTTAATACTTCTGGAAGCCTTCAGTAAGGCTTAGGTGTTTTTATAGTGCAGTGTTTAAAGCCAGTCTGCAGGGTGCAAAGACTCCCACCCAGGTTAAGAATGGCCCACGCCGGGCCTGTGCCGAGTCCTCGGGATGCTGCGGGGGCGGGCCCGGGCTGTGGACGTGGGACCTGGCTGGACATGTGGAGGCTGGGGCGTGGACAGGGCAGCTGGCCCTGGGGAGACTGCTGACAGCACGAGGGCTTCGGCCTTGAGCAGGAACGTGCCGGCCCTCTGACCTGGCGGCACTGCTGAGCAGTGAGCCTGCGGGTTGGCCTCTCTTCTGACTGGCCTTCTGGGCCTTTCCTGACTCTCACATGCTGCCCCTGCAGCCGCACACTCAGAGCCTGGAGACGCTGAACCTGGGCCACAACCCCATCGGGAACGAGGGCGTGCGGAACCTCAAGAACGGCCTCATCAGCAACCGCAGCGTGCTGCGCCTTGGCCTGGCCTCCACCAAGCTCACGTGCGAGGGTAGGGCGCGGGTGGGCGGGGGCCGGGCTGGGGGCGGCCAGGCGGGCATGGGCCCGTGGCCAGCCCCTGCGGTCCCCCTCCCAGGCGCGGTGGCGGTGGCGGAGTTCATCGCCGAGAGCCCCCGCCTCCTGAGACTGGACCTTCGGGAGAACGAGATCAAGACGGGCGGGCTCATGGCACTGTCGTTGGCCCTCAAGGTGAACCACTCCCTGCTGCGCCTGGACCTCGACCGAGAGCCCAAGAAAGAGGCGGTGAGCGGGCTCTCCCTGCGGGCTTGCCACGGGTGGTGGGGGGCAGCCCCGGGCCCCTCAGGGACGGGCGCCCCGAGCCCTAGCAGGCCGCTCCACCCCGCCCGCAGGTGAAGAGTTTCATCGAGACACAGAAGGCGCTGCTCGCCGAGATCCAGAATGGCTGCAAGCGGAACTTCGTGCTGGCACGGGAGCGGGAGGAGAAGGAGCAGCGGCTGCAGCTGTCAGCCTCCATGCCCGAGATCACCGTCACCGAGCCCCCGTCCCACGAGGAGCCCGCCGACCAGCCCGCCCAGGCTCGGGAGAACGGGGCCCCGGGGCCTGGGCCTGGCCCGGATTCGGACTCAGACTCAGACTCCGAGGGCGAGGAccgggaggaggatggggagagggCGCAGGCCCCCTGCCCCGCCCTGGTGCCCCCCACGGACTCCCTGTGCCCTGGGGACAGGAGCCCCCCTGGCAGCCCGTCCTCCCTCACCGAGCAGCGCATTTCCGTGTCCAGCCCAGGCCGGGGTCACAAAGTGTTTGTGGTGACCCGGGTGGAGAGTCCACCCGAGAGGGCAGAGCCCCCCGTGCCCCCCTCCCCGCCATCCCCACCCGCCTCTCCTTTTCCGCCCTTTCCCCCTGCctcatcctccccacccccctcgcCTGCCCTACTGCCAGCTGAAGCCGTCGACACTCGGGACCTGGGGTCATCAGAGCCTCAGCCACTGGCAGAGCCACCTCAGCCAGGGCCACCCCTGCCCAACGGCCTGAAGCCCGAGTTTGCCCTCGCGCTGCCCCCAGAGCCACCCCCGGGGCCTGAGACCAAGACAGGCAGCTGTGGCCTGGAACATGGTGAGAAGAGCTCTGAGGCTGGGGGACAAGGGGCCCCTAGGCGCTGAGTGTGAGCCCAGGCAAGCACCTGCCCGTGGCTAGGCCTGTTCCCCCTCTTTAAAATGGCCCTTGAAGGGACAAGATGAATGGGACATGATTCTCGGTCCCCACCTTGCTTCCTTTGGATCCTGGGAGTGCTCCCTGGGCGAGGGGCTTGTGAGGTTTGTCAGCTAGAGTCTGATGGTCTCAGTGGTCCCCAGGGCCTGTGCTGCCCTGGGGGTCTGGCTTGAGCTGGGCTGGTGGGGACGGGCTGGGCCCCCGATCCCCACCGCCCTGACTGGAGGCCACCTGCCCGCTCTCCCCTTGCAGAACTGAGCTGCTCCAAGAACGAGAAGGAGCTCGAGGAGCTGCTTCTGGAAGCCAGTCAGGAATCTGGGCAGGAGACACTGTGACACTTTAGGTGAGCGAGGGccgggctgggggttgggggctgTGATAGAGCCCTGGCTCTGACAGGCCTCAATCTCCTCCCCAAGTTCCTTTTTTCCCTTCGGTCTTCGATGAGCTGAGGCCAGAGCCATGAGAATCTGCTCACCCTCACCCCAGTCTTCCTGAGGCCCGGGACGCCAGGGGTGTGGGGGCCTTTCTggggacccccaccccccacagcaacaCTACATGGGGTGCAGGAGCTACAGGGGCCTCCCGGCCCTGACTTAAGCACTTCTGTCTATGTGTCCAGCACTCGAAGACTCTGGCTGGGGGGTGgattggaggagagggaggaggtctCCAAGGACTTTGGCCACAGGCCAGGCGCCTTTTCCGGAGGGGCCTGTCGGGCCAGGCTTGCCTGTCCGGGGCAGGAGTCCTGGGTGGTGGTGGGATGGTCCCCGGTGGCCCGGGCACAGGCCCAGGCAGGAGGCGTGGTGCGGTCGGGCGGTGAGGGACGGTGGTGGTTGACATTGGCAGAGCAGCCCCCGACAGGGTGCgggccagggctggggtggcGGGGGGGAGATCGGGGCAGAGGATCagagctttctttttcttaagtgcAATAAATCTATCAGGGAGCTCGGGTGGGGAGCAGCCGGGATCTGGAGACCCTGCTGTCCAGGCCACTGAGGCTGCGCCCTGAGAGGCACTACAGCCgggggaggggtggtgggggggtggggagggctacTCCTGTCGGTGCAACTCTGTTCACACCTTTTCTAATAAACCAGAGCTGAGTTCACCCTTCGCCTGCTCTCTGCTTGTGCTGGTCCTGGGAGCCCCTGCGGGGGTTTGGGGCACAGGGAGCGGGGCGGCCAGGGTCCAGACAGCTCCCAGTTCCAGAGCATCTGCTGGGACATGAACCAGGCGTCCCCCAAAGGAACACCGGGAGGCTGCGCGGGCAAAAGCCACGTCTTCCCACCACATCCCCGCCTTCTCCAAGGAGCcccttctctgtgtgtgtctgcgcTCTTGTATCTGATAATAGCTGCCTCACGTCCAGTCCAGTCAACACTCGCCTTCTTTCAGAGGGAAACCACCTTCAGACGCCTTCCAGCTTTAGGTCTAGGTTCTCAGGGTGATGGATACAGCGCTCGGGTTCAGAGGGCCATTCCTCTGCCCGGTCACCTCTGGCTCGGGAACAGACACAGCCTGTCCCGGTGGCCCCAGATGTTCAGGCGGGAGGGCGCCCCCGGCCCTGG
This genomic window from Diceros bicornis minor isolate mBicDic1 chromosome 34, mDicBic1.mat.cur, whole genome shotgun sequence contains:
- the PPP1R37 gene encoding protein phosphatase 1 regulatory subunit 37 isoform X1; amino-acid sequence: METPPQEAPPGPGADGDAEEAPAEARSPSPASPPADGRLKAVAKRVTFPSDEDIVSGAVEPKDPWRHAQNVTVDEVVGAYKQACQKLNCRQIPKLLGQLQEFTDLGHRIDCLDLKGEKLDYKACEALEEVFKRLQFKVVDLEQTNLDEDGASALFDMIEYYESATHLNISFNKHIGTRGWQAAAHMMRKTSCLQYLDARNTPLLDHSAPFVARALRIRSSLAVLHLENASLSGRPLMLLATALKMNMNLRELYLADNKLNGLQDSAQLGNLLKFNCSLQILDLRNNHVLDSGLAYICEGLKEQRKGLATLVLWNNQLTHTGMAFLGMTLPHTQSLETLNLGHNPIGNEGVRNLKNGLISNRSVLRLGLASTKLTCEGAVAVAEFIAESPRLLRLDLRENEIKTGGLMALSLALKVNHSLLRLDLDREPKKEAVKSFIETQKALLAEIQNGCKRNFVLAREREEKEQRLQLSASMPEITVTEPPSHEEPADQPAQARENGAPGPGPGPDSDSDSDSEGEDREEDGERAQAPCPALVPPTDSLCPGDRSPPGSPSSLTEQRISVSSPGRGHKVFVVTRVESPPERAEPPVPPSPPSPPASPFPPFPPASSSPPPSPALLPAEAVDTRDLGSSEPQPLAEPPQPGPPLPNGLKPEFALALPPEPPPGPETKTGSCGLEHELSCSKNEKELEELLLEASQESGQETL
- the PPP1R37 gene encoding protein phosphatase 1 regulatory subunit 37 isoform X2, producing the protein METPPQEAPPGPGADGDAEEAPAEARSPSPASPPADGRLKAVAKRVTFPSDEDIVSGAVEPKDPWRHAQNVTVDEVVGAYKQACQKLNCRQIPKLLGQLQEFTDLGHRIDCLDLKGEKLDYKACEALEEVFKRLQFKVVDLEQTNLDEDGASALFDMIEYYESATHLNISFNKHIGTRGWQAAAHMMRKTSCLQYLDARNTPLLDHSAPFVARALRIRSSLAVLHLENASLSGRPLMLLATALKMNMNLRELYLADNKLNGLQDSAQLGNLLKFNCSLQILDLRNNHVLDSGLAYICEGLKEQRKGLATLVLWNNQLTHTGMAFLGMTLPHTQSLETLNLGHNPIGNEGVRNLKNGLISNRSVLRLGLASTKLTCEGEPLPAAPGPRPRAQERGGEEFHRDTEGAARRDPEWLQAELRAGTGAGGEGAAAAAVSLHARDHRHRAPVPRGARRPARPGSGERGPGAWAWPGFGLRLRLRGRGPGGGWGEGAGPLPRPGAPHGLPVPWGQEPPWQPVLPHRAAHFRVQPRPGSQSVCGDPGGESTREGRAPRAPLPAIPTRLSFSALSPCLILPTPLACPTAS